A stretch of the Thermus thermophilus genome encodes the following:
- a CDS encoding IS256-like element ISTth4 family transposase has translation MFNRGAHLSTRRCPVDQDTLRILLREAVRETVAEVLQTVLELDRTAFLQVHGGRRNGYYPRKLETTFGQVDLKVPRDRESRYYPAFLKPYARRLVDVGEVAVALYAAGVSQRKAAEILSLLLGHRYSHETLSALTDQVLEAAGAFRTRPLPEEMAFVYLDGLSLKVFREGEGIVRETVYVALGIAPDGERRVLGFWLLPTESALGWEGVLGELWQRGLRRVLLFITDGLPGLPEAIRRVYPQAEWQRCVVHGVRWSLSQVRARDRGLLAEDLRRVYGAESRDEALRALEEVKAAWGSRYPGVVGLWVQDSGAFLRFYGYPKVLWPYLRSTNLMERFIRELRRGTKVRDHKFPKEEAVYKLLYLESERQEGRWAERKLKGFSEVKEVLEKMLQERYAPRTQTLTHNS, from the coding sequence GTGTTTAATAGGGGGGCACACCTTAGCACGAGGAGGTGCCCCGTGGACCAGGATACCTTGCGGATCTTGCTGAGGGAAGCGGTGCGGGAGACAGTAGCCGAGGTTCTGCAGACGGTTCTGGAGCTGGACCGGACAGCCTTCTTGCAGGTGCACGGGGGGCGCAGGAACGGCTACTACCCCCGCAAGCTGGAGACCACCTTCGGCCAGGTGGACCTGAAGGTCCCTAGGGATCGGGAATCTCGGTATTACCCGGCTTTCCTTAAGCCCTACGCCCGCCGCCTGGTGGACGTGGGGGAAGTAGCTGTGGCCTTGTACGCCGCCGGGGTCAGTCAGCGCAAGGCGGCCGAGATATTGAGCCTGCTCTTAGGCCACCGCTACTCCCACGAGACCCTAAGCGCTCTGACCGACCAAGTCCTGGAGGCGGCAGGAGCCTTCCGCACCCGGCCTTTGCCCGAGGAGATGGCCTTCGTCTACCTGGACGGGCTTTCCTTAAAGGTCTTCAGGGAAGGGGAAGGGATTGTGCGGGAAACGGTGTATGTGGCCCTGGGCATCGCCCCTGATGGGGAGAGGCGGGTCCTGGGGTTCTGGCTGTTGCCCACGGAGAGCGCCCTGGGATGGGAGGGGGTCCTGGGGGAGCTTTGGCAGCGGGGCCTGCGGCGGGTATTGCTCTTCATCACCGACGGGCTGCCCGGGCTTCCTGAAGCGATCCGCAGGGTCTACCCTCAGGCGGAGTGGCAGCGGTGCGTGGTGCACGGGGTGCGGTGGAGCCTGTCCCAGGTGCGGGCGCGGGACCGGGGCCTGCTGGCGGAGGACCTGAGGCGGGTGTACGGGGCGGAGAGCAGGGATGAAGCCCTTAGGGCCTTGGAGGAGGTGAAGGCCGCCTGGGGTTCGCGGTACCCGGGGGTGGTGGGGCTTTGGGTACAGGATTCGGGGGCCTTCCTGCGGTTCTACGGGTACCCCAAGGTGCTTTGGCCGTACCTGCGGAGCACCAACCTGATGGAGCGGTTTATCCGGGAGCTACGGCGGGGGACGAAGGTGCGGGACCACAAGTTTCCTAAGGAAGAGGCGGTGTACAAGCTCCTTTACCTGGAGTCAGAGAGGCAGGAAGGGAGGTGGGCAGAACGGAAACTAAAGGGGTTCTCGGAGGTGAAGGAGGTGCTGGAGAAGATGCTTCAGGAGCGGTATGCCCCCCGTACACAGACTCTTACACATAACTCTTGA
- a CDS encoding type II CAAX prenyl endopeptidase Rce1 family protein translates to MQVKAKVGGALVAPLIFLFLGPLFSFFAFLLHPLDSFLIDTGLWLIVAFSGLFYLKYRARLTFIEAEKGFFTRGLLFSPVFRLAVILLFGHLLFVFLLALKLPYWPPSRFWYVLDSGEHLSLFITLFFWLSRAYIEEFLFRYVPYQLAGSKGLLFSGVSFVFVHLVNPWTGVQLEPELILLYTVITLFLIGSFLFLRSLSMTSLVHALINMGFFPISLNYT, encoded by the coding sequence ATGCAGGTAAAGGCTAAGGTCGGGGGGGCCCTTGTGGCACCTCTGATCTTTCTTTTCCTCGGCCCGTTGTTTTCTTTTTTTGCCTTTTTACTACACCCGCTCGATTCCTTTTTGATCGATACGGGCCTCTGGCTCATTGTCGCTTTTTCAGGGCTTTTCTACCTGAAGTATAGGGCTAGGCTTACTTTTATTGAAGCCGAGAAGGGCTTCTTCACCAGGGGTCTACTCTTTAGCCCAGTCTTTAGGCTAGCGGTTATACTTTTGTTTGGACACCTTCTCTTCGTGTTTCTTCTGGCCTTAAAGTTACCCTACTGGCCTCCAAGTAGGTTCTGGTACGTGCTTGACTCCGGAGAGCACCTCTCCCTATTCATCACCTTGTTCTTTTGGTTAAGTAGAGCTTACATTGAGGAGTTCTTGTTCCGGTACGTTCCTTACCAACTAGCTGGAAGCAAAGGACTTCTTTTCTCGGGGGTATCGTTTGTCTTTGTTCATCTCGTAAACCCATGGACCGGGGTTCAATTAGAACCAGAATTAATTTTGCTCTACACAGTAATCACACTTTTTTTAATCGGCTCCTTTCTCTTTTTACGATCGCTTTCTATGACTTCTTTGGTTCATGCCTTGATTAACATGGGTTTCTTTCCAATCAGCCTCAATTACACATGA
- a CDS encoding S1C family serine protease produces the protein MRPLKALFLLLPLGLALYALLTRGSPVLWAEPAQAGPGALQEVYIRAHPAVLGIADGGGTRGTGFFYREGLVLTAYHVVAEGGPFRLVLADRTQAEARVVGFAEPLDLAVLATPAKAPVLLPLETARRPKTGEPVLHIGNGRGQFLAPRYGRVTGLEVSPSPFLPQGLVETSLPLAPGDSGGPVLDAEGRVLGVAVAIGQTEEGFRSFFTSLFGRGEALAALERGERRYWPYLGLRGPRALTAELARELGLPPGGVVVGEVVPGGAAHRAGLRGVESGGVPDVILEVDGVPVNSFEDLLREVRRHQVGERIRLTVRRESQVLQVEAVLAPFPGR, from the coding sequence ATGCGCCCCCTGAAGGCCTTGTTCCTCCTTTTGCCCCTGGGCCTCGCCCTTTACGCCCTCCTCACCCGGGGCTCCCCCGTCCTCTGGGCCGAGCCCGCCCAGGCGGGGCCCGGGGCCCTGCAGGAGGTCTACATCCGGGCCCACCCCGCGGTCTTGGGCATCGCGGACGGGGGGGGGACCCGGGGCACCGGGTTCTTCTACCGGGAAGGCCTCGTCCTCACCGCCTACCACGTGGTGGCGGAGGGGGGGCCCTTCCGGCTCGTCCTGGCGGACCGCACCCAGGCCGAGGCCCGGGTGGTGGGGTTCGCCGAGCCTCTGGACCTGGCCGTGCTCGCCACCCCGGCTAAGGCCCCCGTCCTCCTGCCCCTGGAGACGGCGAGGAGGCCCAAAACTGGGGAGCCCGTCCTCCACATCGGGAACGGCCGGGGCCAGTTCCTCGCCCCCCGGTACGGGCGGGTCACCGGCCTCGAGGTCTCCCCCTCCCCCTTCCTCCCCCAGGGCCTGGTGGAGACCTCCCTCCCCCTCGCCCCCGGGGACTCGGGGGGGCCGGTGCTGGACGCGGAAGGGCGGGTGCTGGGGGTGGCGGTGGCCATCGGCCAGACGGAGGAAGGCTTCCGCAGCTTCTTCACCTCCCTCTTCGGCCGGGGGGAGGCCCTCGCCGCCTTGGAGAGGGGGGAAAGGCGCTACTGGCCCTACCTGGGCCTCCGGGGCCCAAGGGCCCTCACGGCGGAGCTCGCCCGGGAGCTGGGCCTGCCCCCGGGCGGGGTGGTGGTGGGGGAGGTGGTGCCGGGCGGGGCGGCCCACCGGGCGGGGCTTAGGGGGGTGGAGTCGGGCGGGGTGCCGGACGTGATCCTCGAGGTGGACGGGGTGCCGGTGAACAGCTTTGAGGACCTCCTCCGCGAAGTGCGCAGGCACCAGGTGGGAGAAAGAATCCGTCTCACGGTGCGCCGGGAAAGCCAGGTCCTCCAGGTGGAAGCGGTCCTCGCCCCCTTCCCAGGACGCTAA
- a CDS encoding P1 family peptidase, producing MAEALWGERALLPGLRVGHFTDREARTGCTVVLVEEGAVAAVDVRGAAPGTRETDLLAPENTVERVQAVLLTGGSALGLAAADGVVRYLRERGKGFPTPAGVVPIVPAAVLYDLGRGEVFRPPGAEAGYGACLAAGGGVAEGSVGAGTGAVAGGVKGGFGLAGYLLEEGFRVVALAAVNSLGRPFDPLTGRLYAEGLLAPEERALLPDLSRYRGGLEDYRFPFLLGQHTTLAVVATDAPLTKAQAKRLAIMAQDGLARALRPAHTPLDGDLVFALALGEGGGVEPLLLLRLGAYVADALSRAIARGVLLAEGMPGVPAYRELVHKNGG from the coding sequence ATGGCGGAAGCGCTTTGGGGGGAAAGGGCCCTCCTTCCCGGGCTTCGGGTGGGCCACTTCACGGACCGGGAGGCCCGCACCGGGTGCACCGTGGTCCTGGTGGAGGAGGGGGCGGTGGCGGCGGTGGACGTGCGGGGGGCGGCCCCCGGCACCCGAGAGACGGACCTCCTCGCCCCCGAGAACACCGTGGAGCGGGTCCAGGCGGTCCTCCTCACCGGGGGAAGCGCCTTGGGCCTCGCCGCCGCGGACGGGGTGGTGCGCTACCTCCGGGAGCGGGGAAAGGGCTTCCCCACGCCCGCAGGGGTGGTGCCCATCGTGCCCGCCGCGGTGCTTTACGACCTGGGGCGGGGGGAGGTCTTCCGCCCCCCGGGGGCGGAGGCGGGGTATGGGGCCTGCTTGGCCGCAGGGGGCGGGGTGGCCGAGGGGAGCGTGGGGGCGGGCACGGGGGCCGTGGCGGGCGGGGTGAAGGGGGGGTTTGGCCTTGCGGGCTACCTCCTGGAGGAGGGGTTTAGGGTGGTGGCCCTCGCCGCGGTGAACAGCCTCGGCCGCCCCTTTGACCCCCTCACGGGGAGGCTCTACGCCGAGGGCCTCCTCGCCCCGGAGGAGCGGGCGCTTCTCCCCGACCTCTCCCGCTACCGGGGAGGCCTCGAGGACTACCGCTTTCCCTTCCTCCTCGGCCAGCACACCACCCTGGCGGTGGTGGCCACGGACGCCCCCCTCACCAAGGCCCAGGCCAAAAGGCTCGCCATCATGGCCCAAGACGGCCTCGCCCGGGCCCTCCGCCCCGCCCACACCCCTTTGGACGGGGACCTGGTCTTCGCCCTGGCCCTGGGGGAGGGAGGGGGGGTGGAGCCCCTCCTCCTCTTGCGCCTTGGGGCCTACGTCGCCGACGCGCTTTCCCGGGCCATCGCCCGGGGGGTGCTCTTGGCGGAGGGGATGCCGGGGGTGCCCGCCTACCGGGAGCTTGTGCATAAGAATGGAGGATGA
- a CDS encoding transposase, with product MRPSWRGLPGNWRPISPRSPRRKAKRLRTRRRHTWRRFPPLYLMDTTGLAYRSKGRLLRFRRGKEVRRVRGHARLLALMRWDRERRLLWPWGGVVGEGYAPDPRLGGEVLLLLRQENILKRFPPSRGWLLADAGFDGKEVWGVLGEAGVRPVIRLRGGGEAREEARVRAREGWDPEVYRFRGVVEGVFGGMKTRLGGGYLWERKPWTAMARALLELIAYGLRVLLSLLPPPPGYKAIY from the coding sequence TTGAGGCCCTCCTGGAGAGGCTTGCCCGGGAACTGGAGGCCCATCTCGCCCCGGAGTCCTCGCCGGAAGGCGAAGCGGCTTCGGACGAGGCGCCGGCACACCTGGCGGCGCTTTCCCCCTCTCTACCTCATGGACACCACGGGGCTGGCCTACCGGAGCAAGGGCCGGCTTCTCCGCTTCCGCCGGGGGAAGGAGGTGCGGCGGGTGCGGGGGCACGCGCGGCTTCTGGCCCTGATGCGGTGGGATAGGGAGAGGCGGCTCTTGTGGCCCTGGGGTGGAGTGGTGGGGGAGGGCTACGCCCCGGACCCCCGGCTTGGGGGGGAGGTGCTGTTGCTTCTCCGTCAGGAGAACATCTTGAAGCGGTTTCCTCCTTCCCGGGGGTGGCTTTTGGCGGACGCGGGGTTTGACGGGAAGGAGGTGTGGGGGGTTTTGGGGGAGGCGGGGGTGCGGCCGGTGATCCGGCTTCGGGGCGGGGGCGAGGCCAGGGAGGAGGCGCGGGTGCGGGCGCGGGAGGGGTGGGACCCCGAGGTGTACCGGTTTCGCGGGGTAGTGGAGGGGGTGTTTGGGGGGATGAAGACGCGGCTGGGTGGGGGATACCTTTGGGAGCGGAAGCCTTGGACGGCCATGGCGCGGGCGCTTTTGGAGCTCATCGCCTACGGCCTTAGGGTTCTTCTCTCCCTTCTCCCGCCCCCTCCGGGGTACAAGGCAATTTACTAG
- a CDS encoding quinone-dependent dihydroorotate dehydrogenase, with amino-acid sequence MHRLLFALDPETAHELTLGLLALWSERGPLLEVPARLLRVEDPRLRVEAFGVSFPNPLGLAAGMDKDARALGAWWALGFGFAEVGTLTPRPQEGNPRPRLFRLGEDRALINRMGFNNRGAEEAATRLKRFRQRGLPLPIGVNLGKNRDTPLERAAEDYLKALRLLEPFGDYFVLNVSSPNTPGLRTLQEGPFLDELLARLRPATPKPLLLKVAPDLSPKALDEVLALAKKHRLQGLVAVNTTLAREGLKSPLAREAGGLSGRPLKGRALEVLRHLAQAEGLALVSVGGVETPLDLWERLKAGASLVQVYTGFVYGGPLFPRRLLLGLLRLMEAEGVSSLGELRRS; translated from the coding sequence GTGCACCGCCTCCTCTTCGCCTTAGACCCCGAGACCGCCCACGAGCTCACCTTGGGCCTCCTCGCTCTCTGGTCGGAAAGGGGGCCCTTGCTGGAGGTTCCCGCGAGGCTTCTTCGGGTGGAGGACCCCCGCCTCCGGGTGGAGGCCTTTGGGGTTTCCTTTCCCAACCCCTTGGGCCTCGCCGCGGGGATGGACAAGGACGCGAGGGCCCTCGGGGCCTGGTGGGCCCTGGGCTTCGGCTTCGCCGAGGTGGGGACCCTCACCCCGAGGCCCCAGGAGGGCAACCCGAGGCCGAGGCTTTTCCGCCTGGGGGAAGACCGCGCCCTCATCAACCGCATGGGCTTCAACAACCGGGGGGCGGAGGAGGCCGCCACGCGCCTAAAGCGCTTCCGCCAAAGGGGGCTTCCCCTGCCCATTGGGGTCAACCTGGGGAAGAACCGGGACACGCCCTTGGAGCGGGCGGCGGAGGACTACCTAAAGGCCCTCCGCCTCCTGGAGCCTTTTGGGGACTACTTCGTCCTGAACGTGAGCTCCCCCAACACCCCAGGGCTTCGGACCCTCCAGGAAGGCCCCTTCCTGGACGAGCTCCTCGCCCGCCTCCGCCCGGCCACCCCAAAGCCCCTCCTCCTCAAGGTGGCCCCGGACCTCTCCCCCAAGGCCCTGGACGAGGTCCTCGCCCTGGCCAAGAAGCACCGCCTTCAGGGCCTGGTGGCGGTGAACACCACCCTCGCCCGGGAGGGCCTAAAAAGCCCTCTCGCTCGGGAAGCCGGGGGGCTTTCGGGAAGGCCCCTGAAGGGGAGGGCCCTGGAGGTCCTCCGCCATCTGGCCCAGGCGGAGGGGCTTGCCCTGGTGAGCGTGGGGGGGGTGGAGACGCCTTTGGACCTCTGGGAGCGGCTCAAGGCCGGGGCGAGCCTGGTCCAGGTCTACACGGGCTTCGTCTACGGGGGGCCCCTCTTCCCCAGGAGGCTCCTCCTGGGGCTTCTCCGCCTCATGGAGGCCGAGGGGGTTTCCTCCCTGGGGGAACTTCGCCGCTCGTGA
- the lon gene encoding endopeptidase La → MKDALRLELPVLPLRNTVILPHTTTGVDVGRLKSKRAVEEALSADRLLFLVTQKDPEVDDPAPEDLYAVGTLAVVKQAMRLPDGTLQVMVEARSRARLLSYVAAPYLRAVGEAIPEPPLKDPELARVLVNEVQEAFERYLQNHKTLRLDRYQQEAVKSTRDPAILADLVAHHATWTLEEKQAILETPEVEERLKRVLTLLLRDLERFELDKKIAARVKEQMDQNQREYYLREQMKAIQRELGGGEDFLTEIEELRERIEKKGMPEPVKEKALKELKRLEKMQPGSPEATVSRTYLDWLLEVPWTEADPEVLDISVTKRVLDEDHYGLKEVKERILEYLAVRQLTQGKEVKGHAPILCFVGPPGVGKTSLGRSIARSMNRRFHRISLGGVRDEAEIRGHRRTYIGALPGKIIQGMRQVGVVNPVFLLDEIDKLSSDWRGDPAAALLEVLDPEQNHTFTDHYLDVPYDLSKVFFITTANTLSTIPRPLLDRMEVIEIPGYTLHEKRAIARYFRWPFQVKEAGLEGRLEITDRAIERIVQEYTREAGVRNLDRELSKVARKAAKDYLERPWEGVKVVDAEDLEAYLGVPKYRPDRAEKEPQVGAAQGLAWTPYGGTLLTIEAVAVPGTGKVNLTGNLGEVMKESAHAALTYLRAHREEWGLPEGFHKDYDLHIHVPEGATPKDGPSAGITIATALASALTGRPVRMDIAMTGEITLRGRVLPIGGVKEKLLAAHQAGIHRVILPKENAAELKEVPEEILKDLEVTFVEEVGEVLRLLLLPPPPPPLPAERPQPGAGA, encoded by the coding sequence ATGAAGGACGCCTTGCGCCTAGAACTCCCCGTTTTGCCCCTCAGGAACACCGTCATCCTCCCCCACACCACCACGGGGGTGGACGTGGGGCGCCTTAAGAGCAAGCGGGCGGTGGAGGAGGCCCTCTCCGCCGACCGGCTCCTCTTCTTGGTGACCCAGAAGGACCCCGAGGTGGACGACCCCGCCCCGGAGGACCTTTACGCCGTGGGCACCCTGGCCGTGGTCAAGCAGGCCATGCGCCTGCCCGACGGCACCCTGCAGGTGATGGTGGAGGCGAGAAGCCGGGCCCGGCTCCTCTCCTACGTGGCCGCCCCTTACCTCCGGGCCGTGGGGGAGGCCATCCCCGAGCCTCCCCTAAAGGATCCCGAGCTCGCCCGGGTCCTGGTGAACGAGGTCCAGGAGGCCTTTGAGCGCTACCTGCAGAACCACAAGACCCTGCGCCTGGACCGCTACCAGCAGGAGGCGGTCAAGAGCACCCGGGACCCCGCCATCCTGGCGGACCTCGTGGCCCATCACGCCACCTGGACCCTGGAGGAGAAGCAGGCCATCCTGGAGACCCCGGAGGTGGAGGAGCGCCTGAAGCGGGTGCTGACCCTGCTCCTCCGCGACCTGGAGCGCTTTGAGCTGGACAAGAAGATCGCCGCCCGGGTCAAGGAGCAGATGGACCAGAACCAGAGGGAGTACTACCTCCGGGAGCAGATGAAGGCCATCCAGCGGGAGCTTGGGGGCGGGGAGGACTTCCTCACGGAGATTGAGGAGCTCCGCGAGCGCATTGAGAAGAAGGGCATGCCCGAGCCCGTGAAGGAAAAGGCCCTCAAGGAGCTCAAGCGCCTGGAGAAGATGCAGCCCGGCTCCCCCGAGGCCACGGTGAGCCGCACCTACCTGGACTGGCTCCTGGAGGTCCCCTGGACGGAGGCCGACCCCGAGGTCTTGGACATCTCCGTGACCAAGCGGGTCCTGGACGAGGACCACTACGGCCTCAAGGAGGTGAAGGAGCGCATCCTGGAGTACCTGGCGGTGCGCCAGCTCACCCAGGGGAAGGAGGTGAAGGGCCACGCCCCCATCCTCTGCTTCGTGGGGCCTCCGGGGGTGGGCAAGACCTCCTTGGGGCGGAGCATCGCCCGGAGCATGAACCGCCGCTTCCACCGCATCTCCCTGGGGGGGGTGCGGGACGAGGCGGAGATCCGGGGGCACCGCCGCACCTACATCGGGGCCCTTCCCGGCAAGATCATCCAGGGGATGAGGCAGGTGGGGGTGGTGAACCCCGTCTTCCTCCTGGACGAGATTGACAAGCTCTCCTCTGACTGGCGGGGGGACCCGGCGGCGGCCCTCCTCGAGGTCCTAGATCCCGAGCAGAACCACACCTTCACCGACCACTACCTGGACGTGCCCTACGACCTCTCCAAGGTCTTCTTCATCACCACGGCCAACACCCTCTCCACCATCCCGAGGCCCCTTCTGGACCGGATGGAGGTCATTGAGATCCCCGGCTACACCCTCCACGAGAAGCGCGCCATCGCCCGCTACTTCCGCTGGCCCTTCCAGGTAAAGGAGGCGGGGCTTGAAGGGAGGCTGGAGATCACCGACCGGGCCATAGAGCGCATCGTCCAGGAGTACACCCGGGAGGCCGGAGTGCGCAACCTGGACCGGGAGCTCTCCAAGGTGGCCAGGAAGGCCGCCAAGGACTACCTGGAAAGGCCCTGGGAAGGGGTCAAGGTGGTGGACGCCGAGGACCTCGAGGCCTACCTGGGCGTCCCCAAGTACCGCCCCGACCGGGCGGAGAAGGAGCCCCAAGTGGGGGCGGCCCAGGGCCTGGCCTGGACCCCCTACGGGGGCACCCTCCTCACCATTGAGGCCGTGGCCGTCCCCGGCACGGGCAAGGTGAACCTCACCGGGAACCTGGGGGAGGTCATGAAGGAGTCGGCCCACGCCGCCCTCACCTACCTAAGGGCCCACCGGGAGGAGTGGGGGCTTCCCGAGGGCTTCCACAAGGACTACGATCTCCACATCCACGTCCCCGAGGGGGCCACCCCCAAAGACGGCCCCTCGGCGGGGATCACCATCGCCACCGCCCTGGCCAGCGCCCTCACGGGCCGCCCGGTGCGCATGGACATCGCCATGACCGGGGAGATCACCCTAAGGGGCAGGGTCCTCCCCATCGGCGGGGTGAAGGAAAAGCTCCTCGCCGCCCACCAGGCGGGGATCCACCGGGTCATCCTCCCCAAGGAGAACGCCGCCGAGCTCAAGGAGGTGCCGGAGGAAATCCTCAAGGACCTGGAGGTCACCTTCGTGGAGGAGGTGGGCGAGGTCTTAAGGCTCCTCCTCCTCCCCCCTCCGCCGCCCCCCCTCCCCGCCGAGAGGCCCCAGCCGGGGGCGGGGGCTTAG
- a CDS encoding transposase, with the protein MRPVALSLLWTILALMPTPHLRESLKALLFLFLTGHGKARPQHSKTKSPSALSRFLNRYPWPTRALIRLAREEAQKALDRARRRKGPKPRLLVVLDLVTLEKRGHFPHLPLSFFHGKWGLHLVVLYLVYGDLRVPWAYRLWRGKGEKGLSLLALSLLASLPLWMRRTFRIRVAADAAFGTAWFLFGVRRLGLETVVGMRRDRRLRGGGRLLDLRRQGSRVYLWGLSFPVWVAWYRYPLPQGGWEWRYVVATFPATPRTMLTWGRRRFTVEHFFRAAKSEFSLGQFGQRTALGVHRFLVLSLLAYLLAHWVGVEGKGSWREAREGAARVLLPELVVQVILRELHALGLGPPGGGGEGLCGVCGRCKF; encoded by the coding sequence ATGAGACCAGTAGCCCTATCCCTACTTTGGACCATCCTGGCCCTCATGCCAACCCCCCACCTGCGGGAATCCTTGAAGGCCCTGTTGTTCCTTTTCCTCACCGGTCACGGCAAGGCTAGACCCCAGCACAGCAAGACCAAGTCCCCCTCCGCCCTCTCCCGCTTCCTCAACCGCTACCCCTGGCCCACCCGCGCCCTCATCCGCCTGGCCCGCGAGGAGGCCCAGAAAGCCCTGGACCGGGCCAGGCGGAGAAAGGGCCCCAAGCCCCGCCTCCTGGTGGTCCTGGACCTGGTCACCCTGGAAAAGCGGGGCCACTTCCCCCACCTCCCCCTCTCCTTCTTTCACGGCAAGTGGGGCCTCCACCTCGTGGTCCTTTACCTCGTCTACGGGGACCTCCGCGTCCCCTGGGCCTACCGTCTATGGCGGGGCAAGGGGGAGAAAGGCCTCTCCCTCCTGGCCCTGAGCCTCCTGGCCTCTCTGCCCCTCTGGATGCGCCGGACCTTCCGGATACGGGTGGCCGCGGACGCGGCCTTTGGTACGGCCTGGTTCCTCTTTGGGGTGAGGCGGTTGGGCTTGGAAACGGTGGTGGGGATGCGGCGGGACCGGAGGCTGCGGGGAGGGGGAAGGCTTTTGGACCTCAGGCGGCAGGGGAGCCGGGTCTACCTGTGGGGGCTTTCCTTCCCGGTCTGGGTGGCCTGGTACCGCTACCCCCTGCCCCAAGGGGGCTGGGAGTGGCGGTACGTGGTGGCCACCTTTCCCGCCACGCCCCGGACCATGCTCACCTGGGGAAGGAGGCGGTTCACGGTAGAGCACTTCTTCCGGGCTGCGAAGAGTGAGTTCTCCCTGGGGCAGTTCGGGCAGCGGACGGCCTTGGGGGTGCACCGCTTTCTGGTGCTCTCCCTTCTGGCCTACCTGCTGGCCCACTGGGTGGGGGTGGAGGGGAAGGGGAGCTGGCGGGAGGCCAGGGAGGGGGCAGCTCGGGTTCTCTTGCCCGAGCTGGTGGTGCAGGTCATCCTGCGGGAGCTCCACGCCCTGGGTCTGGGGCCGCCGGGGGGAGGGGGTGAAGGTTTATGCGGGGTATGCGGGAGGTGCAAGTTTTGA
- a CDS encoding transposase, which translates to MRQDREHPLYHLDAETLLVAIYVWVDDELKALQAQGFKLPPKQKHQKATLAELLTLAIFVLLQGQDLAKGYLAAKTTLKAYFPSLPHLSRFYRVLQKAQGLLAHLAIRLSGGQGLLQVVDLKPIPLAHGHRIHGLDLPEAAVGVGPLGAFAGYVLMPVMNERGLFFRWAILPGNARETWGRDLLDGLPAVLGDRGFRWVQGVKTPPYRVRGGTVVETGWKEWMGRVRNWIETRFSVMVRSLGLHRIEARSYWGLVARVNLILLVHNLIRSRVLLRMAGVEL; encoded by the coding sequence ATGCGGCAAGATCGTGAGCACCCCCTTTACCATCTTGACGCAGAGACCCTTCTCGTGGCTATCTACGTCTGGGTAGATGACGAACTGAAAGCCCTGCAGGCCCAAGGATTCAAGCTCCCCCCAAAGCAAAAGCACCAGAAGGCCACCCTGGCCGAGCTCTTGACCCTCGCCATCTTCGTCCTGTTGCAAGGCCAGGACCTCGCCAAAGGCTACCTGGCCGCCAAGACCACCCTCAAGGCCTACTTCCCCTCCCTCCCCCACCTCTCCCGCTTCTACCGGGTCCTTCAGAAGGCTCAGGGGTTGTTGGCTCACCTGGCCATAAGGCTCTCCGGAGGGCAAGGTCTTCTGCAGGTGGTGGACCTCAAACCCATCCCCCTGGCCCACGGCCACCGGATTCACGGCTTGGACCTTCCTGAGGCCGCTGTGGGGGTGGGCCCCCTGGGGGCTTTCGCGGGCTACGTTCTCATGCCGGTGATGAACGAGCGCGGCCTCTTTTTTCGTTGGGCTATCCTCCCCGGGAATGCCCGGGAGACCTGGGGGAGGGACCTGCTGGACGGTCTGCCCGCGGTCTTGGGGGACCGGGGCTTTCGCTGGGTCCAGGGGGTCAAGACGCCACCCTATCGGGTCAGGGGAGGAACGGTGGTGGAGACGGGATGGAAAGAGTGGATGGGGAGGGTACGGAACTGGATTGAGACGCGGTTTAGCGTGATGGTGCGGTCTTTGGGGCTTCATCGGATAGAAGCGCGGTCCTACTGGGGGCTGGTGGCCCGGGTGAATCTCATCCTGCTCGTTCACAACCTCATACGTAGCCGGGTGCTTCTCAGGATGGCCGGGGTGGAGCTATGA